From one Cupriavidus oxalaticus genomic stretch:
- a CDS encoding ABC transporter substrate-binding protein, with translation MNNRIKLLSLAALLAASTAQAEITGGVVRIGVLNDQTGVYAGLAGPGSVWAAKKAVQDFAPEKHGLKVEIVAADHQNKPDVGASIARRWFDVDKVDAIVDVPTSSVVLAVNQVAKEKNKVMIVTGGGTSDLTGKACTPNAIHWAYDTWALANGTGKAVVKSGGKSWFFVTADYAFGHSLERDTEAVVVKNGGKVLGKLRHPFPGNDFSSYLLQAQASKAQVVGLANAGGDTIGAVKQAAEFGVTAGGQKLAGLLVFSSDVQALGLKAAQGLLLSETWYWDMTDENRRFGKEFAAANNGKFPTMAQAGTYSAVIHYLKAVTAMKADGDGGAVVAKMKAMPTDDKLFGKGSIREDGRKIHPLYLFEVKKPSESKYAGDFYRLIASIPANEAFRPMEEGSCPLVGKKTS, from the coding sequence ATGAACAATCGCATCAAGCTGCTTTCGCTCGCCGCGCTGCTGGCGGCCTCGACGGCGCAGGCCGAGATCACGGGCGGCGTGGTCCGGATCGGCGTGCTCAACGATCAGACCGGAGTTTATGCCGGGCTGGCCGGTCCCGGTTCGGTCTGGGCCGCGAAGAAGGCGGTCCAGGACTTTGCGCCCGAGAAGCATGGTCTGAAGGTTGAGATCGTGGCCGCCGACCACCAGAATAAGCCGGACGTCGGGGCGAGCATCGCCCGCCGCTGGTTCGACGTGGACAAGGTGGACGCTATCGTCGACGTGCCGACCTCGTCGGTCGTCCTGGCGGTCAACCAGGTGGCCAAGGAGAAGAACAAGGTGATGATTGTCACCGGCGGCGGCACCTCCGACCTCACCGGCAAGGCCTGCACGCCCAACGCGATCCACTGGGCCTACGACACGTGGGCACTGGCGAATGGGACTGGTAAGGCGGTTGTCAAGTCGGGGGGCAAGAGTTGGTTCTTCGTGACTGCCGACTACGCCTTCGGCCACTCGCTCGAACGCGACACCGAGGCCGTTGTCGTCAAGAACGGTGGCAAGGTCCTCGGCAAGCTCCGGCATCCTTTCCCGGGCAACGATTTCTCCTCCTACCTGCTTCAGGCTCAGGCCTCGAAGGCGCAGGTAGTGGGCCTGGCCAACGCCGGGGGCGACACCATCGGCGCGGTCAAGCAGGCCGCCGAGTTCGGCGTGACCGCCGGCGGTCAGAAGCTGGCAGGCCTGCTCGTCTTCAGCAGCGACGTCCAGGCGCTCGGCCTCAAGGCTGCACAGGGCCTGTTGCTGAGCGAGACCTGGTATTGGGATATGACCGACGAGAACCGCAGGTTTGGCAAGGAATTCGCCGCCGCCAACAACGGCAAGTTCCCGACCATGGCGCAGGCGGGTACGTACTCGGCTGTGATCCACTACCTGAAGGCAGTAACGGCGATGAAGGCGGATGGCGACGGCGGCGCCGTGGTAGCGAAGATGAAGGCGATGCCCACCGACGACAAGCTGTTCGGCAAGGGCAGCATTCGCGAAGACGGCCGGAAGATCCACCCGCTCTATCTGTTCGAGGTGAAGAAGCCGTCGGAATCGAAGTATGCGGGCGACTTCTACAGGCTCATCGCCTCCATTCCCGCCAACGAGGCGTTCCGGCCGATGGAAGAAGGTAGCTGCCCGCTGGTTGGGAAGAAGACGTCATGA
- a CDS encoding branched-chain amino acid ABC transporter permease, whose product MRNLGYGVLLLGALAAPAVLYPVMLMKVLCFALFACAFNLLLGYAGLLSFGHAAFLGTAAYISGYGMKTWGLTPELGLLLGTFVSAAAGFVVGALAIRRQGIYFAMITLALAQMFYFLFLQAPFTGGEDGMQAIPRGRLFGLIDLASDQRMYYFVLAIFLFTFWLIHRIIHSPFGQILKAIRENEARTTSLGYDVARYKLLAFVLSAGLAGLAGATKTLVFQFATLTDAHWHTSGEVVLMTLLGGLGTAFGPVVGAGIVVAIQNALADKVGSMITVIMGSIFVVCVLAFRRGIVGELNALCQNIVGNRRVRPAPRRAAVPAPSHDETPAGAGVHARRVEGKA is encoded by the coding sequence ATGAGAAATCTTGGCTATGGTGTCCTGCTGCTGGGCGCGCTGGCGGCCCCGGCCGTGCTCTATCCGGTGATGCTGATGAAGGTGCTGTGCTTCGCCTTATTCGCCTGCGCCTTCAACTTGCTGCTCGGCTATGCCGGCCTGCTCTCGTTCGGCCATGCGGCGTTCCTCGGCACGGCGGCCTATATATCGGGCTACGGCATGAAGACCTGGGGGCTCACCCCGGAACTCGGCCTGCTGCTCGGCACGTTCGTCTCGGCTGCCGCGGGCTTTGTCGTCGGGGCGCTCGCTATTCGCCGGCAGGGCATCTACTTCGCGATGATCACGCTTGCCTTGGCACAGATGTTCTACTTCTTGTTCCTGCAGGCGCCGTTCACCGGCGGTGAGGATGGCATGCAGGCCATTCCGCGAGGCAGGCTGTTCGGCCTGATCGACCTGGCGTCGGACCAGCGCATGTACTACTTCGTGCTGGCGATCTTCCTGTTCACCTTCTGGCTGATCCATCGCATCATCCATTCGCCTTTCGGCCAGATTCTGAAGGCGATCCGCGAGAACGAGGCGCGCACCACTTCGCTGGGCTACGACGTCGCGCGCTACAAGCTGCTGGCCTTCGTCCTCTCGGCGGGCCTGGCCGGCCTTGCCGGGGCCACCAAGACCCTTGTCTTTCAGTTCGCCACACTGACCGACGCGCACTGGCACACCTCCGGCGAAGTCGTACTGATGACGCTGTTGGGCGGCCTTGGCACTGCCTTCGGCCCGGTGGTGGGCGCGGGCATCGTGGTCGCCATCCAGAACGCCTTGGCGGACAAGGTCGGTTCCATGATCACCGTGATCATGGGGAGCATCTTCGTCGTGTGCGTGCTTGCGTTCCGCCGCGGCATCGTCGGCGAGTTGAACGCGTTGTGCCAGAACATCGTGGGCAACCGCCGCGTCCGGCCCGCACCGCGCCGCGCTGCCGTGCCGGCACCAAGTCATGACGAAACGCCCGCCGGAGCGGGCGTGCATGCCCGGCGCGTGGAAGGAAAGGCATGA